A stretch of the Arvicola amphibius chromosome 8, mArvAmp1.2, whole genome shotgun sequence genome encodes the following:
- the Scg2 gene encoding secretogranin-2 has product MAEAKTHQFGAVLLLVHLILLISGAEAASFQRNQLLQKDPDLRLENVQKFPSPEMIRALEYIEKLRQQAHREESSPDYNPYQGISVPLQLKENSEESHLAESSRDALSEDEWTRIILEALRQAENEPQSAHKENKPFALSPEKSFPVDMVDDYETQQWPEKKLKHTRFPLMYEENSRENPFKRTNEIVEEQYTPQSLATLESVFQELGKLTGPNNQKRERVDEEQKLYTDDEDDVYKTNNIAYEDVVGGEDWSPIEEKIETQTQEEVRDSKENTEKNEQINEEMKRSGQLGLQDEDNQKESKDQLSEDASKVITYLRRNLQIPPEDLIEMLKVGEKPNGLVELEQDLELPVDLDDVPEADVDRPDMFQSKLLSKGGYPKVPGRGMTEALPQGLSVEDILNLLGMENAANQKPSYFPNQYSQDKALLRLPYGPGKPRASQIPKAAWMPDVESKQAPYESLMNDKDQELEEYLARVLVKYPELINSNQLKRVPSPGSSEDDLQEEEQLEQAIKEHLGQGSSQEIEKLATVSKRLPGGSLKNDDSLTRQYLDEDMLMKVLEYLTQEKAEQGREHLAKRAMENM; this is encoded by the exons ATGGCAGAAGCTAAGACCCACCAATTCGGAGCGGTTCTGCTTCTTGTCCACTTAATTCTCCTCATCTCTGGAGCCGAAGCAGCTTCCTTCCAGCGCAACCAGTTGCTTCAGAAAGATCCAGATCTCAGATTGGAGAATGTCCAAAAGTTTCCTAGTCCTGAAATGATCAGGGCTTTGGAGTACATAGAGAAGCTCCGGCAACAAgctcacagagaagaaagcagccCAGACTACAATCCTTATCAAGGCATCTCTGTTCCCCTTCAGCTCAAGGAAAACAGTGAAGAAAGTCACTTGGCCGAGAGCTCAAGGGATGCACTGAGTGAAGATGAGTGGACGAGGATAATACTCGAGGCCTTGAGGCAGGCTGAAAATGAGCCTCAGTCTgcccacaaagaaaataagccCTTTGCCTTGAGTCCGGAGAAGAGCTTCCCAGTGGACATGGTTGATGACTATGAGACTCAACAGTGGCCAGAGAAGAAACTCAAGCACACGCGGTTCCCTCTTATGTATGAAGAGAATTCCAGAGAAAACCCCTTCAAGCGCACAAATGAAATAGTAGAAGAACAATACACACCCCAAAGTCTCGCTACCCTGGAGTCTGTGTTCCAAGAGCTGGGGAAACTGACGGGGCCTAACAACCAGAAGCGTGAGAGGGTCGATGAGGAACAAAAGCTCTACACAGATGACGAAGATGACGTGTACAAGACCAACAACATTGCCTATGAAGACGTGGTGGGGGGAGAAGACTGGAGCCCCATAGAGGAGAaaatagagactcaaacccaggaAGAGGTGAGAGACAgcaaagagaacacagagaaaaatgagcaaaTCAATGAAGAAATGAAACGCTCAGGGCAGTTGGGGCTCCAGGATGAAGATAACCAGAAAGAGAGTAAAGACCAACTCTCAGAGGATGCCTCCAAAGTCATCACCTACTTGAGAAG GAATTTGCAGATACCCCCTGAAGACTTAATTGAGATGCTCAAAGTTGGAGAGAAGCCAAATGGGTTGGTGGAGCTGGAGCAGGATCTGGAGCTTCCTGTTGACCTGGATGACGTCCCAGAGGCTGACGTAGACCGCCCCGACATGTTTCAGAGTAAGCTTCTCTCCAAGGGTGGGTATCCCAAGGTACCTGGTCGTGGTATGACAGAGGCTTTGCCTCAGGGACTCAGTGTTGAGGACATTTTAAATCTCTTAGGGATGGAGAATGCAGCAAATCAGAAGCCCTCATATTTCCCTAATCAATACAGCCAAGACAAGGCTCTGCTGAGGCTCCCCTATGGTCCTGGGAAACCTAGAGCCAGCCAGATTCCCAAAGCAGCCTGGATGCCAGATGTTGAAAGCAAACAAGCACCCTATGAAAGCCTGATGAATGACAAGGACCAAGAACTTGAGGAGTACTTGGCCAGGGTGCTAGTTAAATACCCCGAGCTCATTAATTCCAACCAGCTGAAAAGAGTGCCCAGTCCAGGCTCCTCGGAAGATGACCTCCAGGAAGAAGAGCAACTCGAACAGGCCATCAAGgaacacctgggtcaaggaagctCCCAGGAAATCGAGAAACTGGCGACGGTGAGCAAAAGGCTCCCTGGAGGATCCCTGAAGAATGATGACAGCCTAACCAGACAGTACTTGGATGAAGACATGCTCATGAAAGTGCTGGAGTACCTCACCCAAGAGAAGGCGGAGCAAGGGAGGGAGCATCTTGCCAAGCGGGCCATGGAAAACATGTAA